The sequence below is a genomic window from Bremerella sp. JC817.
ACCGCCCGGACACGAAGATCATCACCGCCGAGGACCCGGTCGAGTACTACCTGCCTGGGATTAACCAGTGCGAGGTCAAGGCCCGCATCGGGATGACCTTCGCCCGGATCATCCGGGCCATGCTCCGGCAGAATCCGAACATCCTCCTCGTGGGCGAGATTCGCGATGAGGAGACGGCGAACACCGCCATTCAGGCCTCACTGACAGGACACTTGGTTTTCAGTACACTGCACACGAACGATGCGCCCAGTGCCTTGACACGTCTGGTCGATATCGGTGTTCAGCCGTTCCTGGTCGCCAGC
It includes:
- a CDS encoding GspE family protein; protein product: RPDTKIITAEDPVEYYLPGINQCEVKARIGMTFARIIRAMLRQNPNILLVGEIRDEETANTAIQASLTGHLVFSTLHTNDAPSALTRLVDIGVQPFLVAS